The Helicobacter fennelliae nucleotide sequence ATACGAAAGTTTCTTTTCAAAAAAATCAAAAAATATCCAATTATTCTTACACATATTTTCACAGCATAATGGATACACAATGGATTATAGTCAAATTGCCAAAGAGATTTTAGAGCAAGAAGCAAAAGAGCTTTTAGATTCTGCAAAAAAATGTAGCACAATCCAATGGGATAAAATCATCACAGCAATCCTAGAATCTAAAGGCAAACTCATCGTGTGTGGAGTAGGAAAAAGTGGTCATATCGGAGCAAAAATTGCCGCCACACTCGCTAGCACTGGGACACCAAGCTTTTTTCTCCACCCGACAGAAGCCTTGCATGGTGATTTAGGAATGATCCAAAAAGAAGATATTGTTTTGGCTATCAGTTATAGTGGCGAAAGCAGTGAGATTCTAGAGATTTTTCCTCATCTCAAACGTCTAAGCAAAGCCACTATCACGATGAGTAAATCCATAGATTCTCCATTGAGTCGGCTTGGGGATTATTTTCTGCCGATTGCTATCTCCAAAGAAGCTTGCCCGATCCAAACAGCTCCGATGAGCTCAACAACGCTCACGCTTGCAATGGGTGATGCTTTGGCCGGGTGCTTGATGAAGGCACGAGGCTTCAGTAAAAAAGACTTTGGCAATCTCCACCCCGGCGGAAGTCTTGGCAAAAGGCTTTTTATCAAGATTTCAGATATTATGCAAACAACAAACCTTCCGATCATCACACCAGAAACTCCACTCAAAGATGCAATTGTCATTATGAGTGAAAAAAGATTGGGCAACGCAATAATCGCAAAAGATAATACACTTGTAGCAGTTCTAAGCGATGGAGATTTGCGAAGGGCAATGATGCGTGATGATTTTGATGTAAATGCGCCAGCACTACATTTTGCGACACACAACCCAAAAGTATGCACCAACAAAGATCAGCTCGCAAGCCAAACGCTAGATTTTATAGAGCAAAACAAAATCCAGCTTTTAGTCATTGTCGATGAAAACAATAAAATTTTAGGTGCTGTGCATATACATACGCTTATTAGCATAGGAATCAAACCTTAAAACAAGCAAAAGGAGTAGAATTATGTTTGAAAAAATCAATGAAATTATCGCTAGAATCGAAGAGATTCGAGATGAGATACAGATTCTGCTTGGAATGGGTAAAATCAGCTTTGTGGATTATATTATGATTAAACGTGGCTCTATGGATATGCCCGAGCATTTGCAAATGTCTGTTTTGGGGCAGATAAACGAACAAGTCGATAAACTCAAAGAGCAAATCGACTTACTCAATAAAATCAAACGCGAAATGCTTGTTTTTTAATCAAATCCAACTACTTTGGCACTCTCTCAAACTATAATACAAAAGGTCGATTCAGCCCGATACCAATCTCAAGCATAAGCACGAAATTATGAGTCGTAGGATAATAAAAAGCGGGCGTATCAATAGGATTCATATGATAATAAATACCCTTAAGATTCATATAAAAATCCGGCGTCTCAAAAATACTTTTGGCTCGCTGGCACCTCTTGTGCCATAGCATTTCCTCTACGCAATATTCCAAAAGAAGCCTCGATCCTATAACTACCATCAAATCTCTTGCTAGCCCTTGCATCGGATACATAATAGCGATGTCTCACATTAGTAGTAAAGCTCACTCTAGATTCTAGTCCAAATGTCTGCGTTAGCAAGGTGCGATTAAAAATACCTCCACCTATAAAAAACATATAATTTGCAAACCGCGTATTTGTATCATCAAGTGCTACATCATAAGATTCAAGAGGCATGGCAAAGTAAATAAAAGTCGGTGTTCTCAAAGAGCCAAGATTTATCCCGATACGAGGCTCAACAGCCAAAAGCTAATTTGTGTCTTTTTTGGACGCACCGCCTTGCTTCATATCAAGATAAGAAGCCCCATATCCACCTCTAACAACACCTCCAAAATAAAACCACTTGAAATAATGATCATCTGATAGTGATAAATACCCGCCTACATTATCTGAAGTTACAGCATTAGAGCCAAAGCTTGAATAATACCCTCCAATCCCCAAACGCCCATCTTCACAATAAAAATCCTCAGAGCATTTATATGCCAATGCGCTACCACACAATAAAGCAACACATAATACATGGTTTATAGCAAGCTTGCAAATATTCATCACATCTCCTCAATCATCAAAAATAAAATGGATTCATACTATACTATAAATGCTTAAAATCTATATAAAGTCAAAATCATGAAAATAAAAAGTGATATGAAAGACAAAAAGTGGTGGCTCGAGGCGGAATCGAACCACCGACACGGAGATTTTCAGTCTCCTGCTCTACCGACTGAGCTATCGAGCCTTATATTTGAGAGATAAAAGATTTAAAAATAGGATTTTGCCTAAGATTGTTTAAAAATTTGCTTAAACGATGAAAATCTGTTAGAATGCGACTTTAAAATTAACGATAGACAATATGGATTCTAGTGAAATACAAATTACAAGGATTCCAAAACATACAAAGCAGAATCTAGAATCTATGCAAACACAAAAAGCAAATGATAAAACCAGTGTAAAGAAATTCTAGATTTTTGAATAAATTTTGGGGTTTTGCAAGGTGAGCGAATGAGTCACTACTTTTCGTGCGTCGCTAATTAAGAGAGCTGAAGCAATCCGCAAAACCTACTAAAAAGCTAGAATTTAGAATCTAGATTTTCAAACAAAGGAAAAATATGAATCTTATATCATGGAATGTCAATGGTCTGCGCGCGTGTATGAACAAGGGCTTTATGGAGTTTTTTAACGCCATTGACGCTGATGTCTTTTGTATCCAAGAATCTAAGATGCAGCGCGATCAGGCAAGCTTTGACTTCCCGCGCTATGAGGAGTATTGGAACAGCGCGCAAAAAAAAGGCTACTCAGGCGTGGCGATCTTTAGCAAGACAAAGCCCTTAAGCGTCTCCTATGATATGGGTATCGCACACCACGACCTTGAGGGGCGCATCATCACTGCTGAATACAAGGACTTCTATCTTGTCAATGTCTATACGCCAAACAGCAAGCGCGAGCTTGAGCGGCTAGAGTATCGTATGGAGTGGGAAGATGACTTCCGCGCGTTTGTCAAGAATCTCGAGAAAACAAAGCCTGTGGTAATCTGTGGCGATCTCAATGTCGCACACAAAGAAATCGATCTCAAAAACCCCAAGACAAACCGCAGGAACGCAGGCTTCACCGATGAGGAGCGCAAGAAATTTAGCAAACTTTTAGATTCTGGCTTCACAGATACCTTCCGCTACTTCTACCCAGATAAAGAGGGTGCATATAGCTGGTGGAGCTACATGGGCAAAGCGCGAGAGAACAACACCGGCTGGCGGATTGACTACTTTTTGTGCTCACAGATTTTAGATTCTAGGCTCAAAGACGCTAGAATCTATCCTGAGATAATGGGGAGCGATCATTGTCCTGTCGGGCTTGAGATTGATATTTCATAATGATTCTTAAATCTTTAGCGATTTTTATACTTAGTGCATTTTTGGAAGTTGGTGGCGGGTATTTGGTTTGGCTTTGGCTCAAAAGCGGCAAACCGCTTTATATCGGGCTGTGTGGCTGTATTTTGCTGACTCTTTATGGTATAGTGGCTACCTTTCAGGCTCAAGGATTTGGGCGCGTGTATGCGACTTATGGGGGCATTTTTATTGCGTTTTCTATTTTGTGGGCTATGTGGTTTGATGATTTTAAGCCCGATAAATGGGATATGATAGGCGCATTTATCGCACTTTTTGGGGTTGGTATCATTATGTATATGCCACGCGACTAGATTTTTGCTCGCTAGATTCTCGCACACATAGAATCTAAGAGCAAGAATCTTTGCTGTTATTTAAGCAAATTCAGAATCTAAATCTATTTCATCTATTATAAATGCTTTACTTTGGCTTTAAAGTCTTATGATAACAACTCCTCCTAGATTCTTCGGTCAGCGATTGCCCCTCACTCAGAATAAATAAACCTCCTAGATTCTAGACTTTATCAATCAAACTTTTTTCCTCAAACTTTTCCTCTTGAAGAAGCACTTTTTCTATCTGCTGTATTTGCTTTGAATGCAATGCGACATAAAATTTCAGATGGTTTTTAACCTCCATATATTTGGTGCTTATATTGCTTTGCAAATCGTTTGCATTGCTTAAATCGCGCTCATCGCTTTCAAATAGCCCACACTCAAAGCCAAGCTGTATAAGCCTTTTAGATTCTGCTAAATCTTGGGCAAACAGCCCATAGCCCAAACCAAAATTTCCCCTCAAAGCCTCATTGCCAACGATATAAAATCCGATATGAGATTCTAGTTTCGCATTGTTTATAGTCGCGAGATTGCTCTTATCTATCCTCGCGATATTTGTCTCAAAAAGCGAAGCCTTCTCCAAAGACAGCCCATGCGTAATCGCATAATCAATCTTGCTCGCCTGATAAAGCGCATAGACGCATTTAGCCTCATCGTCCAAAAACGGCAATCTCCGCGTCCCATGAGAGATTTTGCTATACACCGCCTCAAAATCCACATCACGCAAGACTTTGCTATTTGCTCGCACCGCACAAAGTGCTGCTTCATTGACAAGCGTAGCGATCATCGCTCCGCTAAAGCCTGAAGTTTTTTGTGTGATTTCTTGTGTGTCGATTTGGTGTGGTTTATCGCGCAAATACATCTCAAGCATTTCTTTTCGCTCCGTAAGATTTGGTAGCTCAATAAAAATCCGCCTATCAAATCTCCCACTTCGCAAAAGCGCGCTATCAAGTGCTTCTATATGATTTGTCGCACCAATGACAATCACACCACTATTATCGCTAAATCCGTCCATCTCCATCAAAAGCTGATTGAGCGTGCTTTCTCGCTCGTTGTTGTTTGATTCTAGTCCGCGCTTCTTGCCTATCGCATCAATTTCATCGATAAAAATAATAGAAGGCGCGCTAGCCTTTGCTACACTAAAAAGCTCTCGAACTCTTTTTGCGCCCACGCCCACATACATTTCAACAAAGCTTGCGCCACTTTGATAAAAAAACGGCACGCCAGATTCTCCTGCTAACGCTTTGGCAATTAATGTCTTGCCAACTCCGGGCGCGCCAGAGAGCAAAACACCCTTTGGCAAAGTGATATGAAGTTTTTGGTATTTAGAGGGGTTTTTGAGAAAATCCACAATCTCCAAAAGCTCCTCTTTTGCTTCTTTGATCCCAGCTACATCTCTAAAGGTAATATGTGAATGTATCGGTTGGATTCTAGATTCTATGGAATTTGACATAGAAGAGATAGGTGAAGTAACTTTAGGCTGATACGACAATATATAACGCGCGATAAAATACACAATTACAACAACCACAAAAACTATAACCAAGAAAAATACCCATGTAATATTTGACTTTACTTCGATTGGCAGCTCGGCAAGCTTGGGCATATTTGGATTTATCTGCGATTTTGGCACTCGATAAAAAAATTCATCGCCAAACTTATTATAAGATTCTAGATAAAAATATTCACCTCGTATATATACTTTATTTATCTCATTGGTTTGTAAAATTTTTTGAAATTTATCAGCTGAAACAATCTGTGAGCTATCACGCAAGACCAAAACAGCACTCAAAATAAGCAAAATAATGCACCCGATAATAACGACTAAAAGATGCTTAGATTTTGGCATAATTCATATCCTCCTGCACCTCGTATTTTTCTAGGCAAAACCACTGCGGAAGTCGCGCATTTGATTCTATAACAATCTTATTAAAAAATTCATCTAATCCATAATAACAATCGCCAATTTGTTTCTCAAGCAGAATCCAAAGCGGTTTATTTTGGGCTTTGTGTGCTTGTCTAAATGCAAGATTCTTGGCTTTGATACATTCGCTTAATGCATGCAATCTTTGCTTTGCCTCATCTCCGCGCACTTTTGGGCTCATAAGAGCTGAAGGCGTGCCATCGCGCACCGAATACACAAACGGATGAATATGTGTGAGTGGCAAATATTTTGCATTTTCTAGTGCTTCTTGCCATATTTGCTCGCTCTCACCCGGGTGTCCTACGATAAAGTCCGTCCCAATCGCATAACCTAGTTTTGCAATGCGCTCCAAAAGCAAAAAATCACTCTCTACGCGATTGATTCTATTCATTTTGGCTAGAATCTCATTTTGCGTGTATTGTAACGCGATATGCAAATGCTTCTCAAGCTTTTCATGTCCTAAAAGCGTGAAAAACTCCTCGTCAATTTGGCTTGGCTCAAGGCTTCCTATGCGGATTCTTTTGAGTTGTTTAATCCTAAAAAGCTCTCTAAGCAATGCAGTAATACTACTTTTTTTATCCCTCCCATAGCTTCCGACATTTGTCCCTGTAAGCACAATCTCAAGCACACCTTTCTCTACTAGAATCTCAACTTGCTTAATAATCTGTCGCATATCATAACTTCGCGCCGCTCCTCGCACTGAAGGAATAATACAATAACTACACGCAAAATCACAGCCCTCTTGGATCTTGATAAATGCTCGAGACTTGCCGACAAATTCGCTAATAATCGTAGAATCTAAATGCCTCTCTTCAAGCCTGTCTTCATAAAAAAACCGCTCATTTAAAAGCAATGCGCGATTGAGATTCTCCTTATGGCTATGTCCCAAAACCCCACTGACAAGATGATTTTCAAAAAGTGCCCTGCCTTGTGTTTTGACCCCACAGCCTGCAAATATCACCCTCTTGCCATCGTTGTGTGCTTTTCTAATATAATTACGCACCCCAGAATCTGCGCCATTTGTTACCGTGCAAGAATTCACAACCACAATCTGTGCTTCTTGTTCGCTCTGCGTGCATTCAAAATCACTAAGATTCTCGCGCATCACTTGTGTATCATAAAGATTAGTGCGACAGCCAAAAGTCTTAAAAAATACTTTTTGCTTAGACATCATTATCCTTATTGTCTTGAGTATCTGTGGCGATTGCTCGTTTTGTAATGTCTTTATTACCAAAGCCATCATTTGGAGTTTGGACAAATTTTGTCGTATCATATGCGATGAATATATCAGGCTCTTTTAAAATAAGCTGCATAATCTCCAAAGAAATAGTCGATCGCAATGATAATGTAGCATAAGAATTTGTCTGATACCATACTGAGATTTTGATCCCATTTGGCTCGATAAAGCTATAAGTTCGAGGCTCTGTGTTAGAATTACGCAATGAATATTTATCGCGCATTTTGCGGAGTTGTTTTTTTGTTACTTGTGTGTAGCCTTTGGAATATTTAATAGCCACTTCTGTGGCGATTTTGACAGCTTTTTGGTAATTAGAATCAAATGTAATGCTAAAATCTATCCCGTCCCAAACAGTTCTCATTCCACCATGTGTGTAGTTTGCGATCATCATTGTGAAAATATAATTATTTGGTATAAAAATAATTCTTCCTGCGCGTCTATTAGTCATATAGCTTGTGAGTGTAATATCTTCATGGATTGTGATACGAAGCATAGAAATATCAAGCACATCGCCGATATAAATTGAGCCATCTTTTTCAACCCTAATCCTATCGCCTACATGGATACTCCCACCAATCACAATCACAATCCAGCCAAGCACGCTCATAAATAAATCTTTCATCGCAATAGCCAAGCCCGCTGAAGCAAAACCTAGCACCGCAACGACATAAGTTACATTTTCCATATAGCTAAAGAGCAAAATAAGCACGATGATTGTGATATTAAAAAAATTAATCACCTTACTAAAAGTATATGTGCGCTCATTATCTTTGATATAGCGACGCACGATGATTTTTAGCAGCAACGCAAGCCCAATACTAATCAAAACCGCCATACCAATATAGCCAAGCTTTAGGATTTGCGTCTTGATTCCGCTATAAATTTGCCCATACACCTCATCATATTTTTTGTTATAAATATCAATTGTTGTTGAGAGGATATTATGCGCGCCTTGAAACTCCAAAAGCTCAATCTGCACAGAATAAATATCTTCGATAATTGTTGGCGATTTATCAACCTTAGAAAGCTCAATCAAGAGATTGTATTTATTATTGACAAGTGCCATAACGCCATTGAGGCTGTTTTTTGTAGATTCTAGTGTATTGCGCTGGGTTTGGAGATTTTTGATGTAAGAAATACCACTAAAAATAATCAAAGGATTACTGATGATTGGTGGTTCTGGAATTTCTGGTTTTTGTATGAGATCTTGAAATGGATTGTCTTTGTAGTCTTTAAGAATATCAAGCTGTTTTTCTAAAGTCTCAAGTATGTGCTTTTTTTCTACGATGAGTTGCAAGCTTTGCGGATTTGAGCTATCGATATTTTTGAGATCGTCTTTGATTTTATCAATCTGATTTGATATGGTATGGTATTCTGTGTAGTTTGTGTATCTCTTAAGCCATACGCTATCATTTTTTTGCAATGCAGAATCTATATTCTCAATCTGTGTCCTTAGATTTTTGGCAAGCGGATTTGGTGATATTTGCATAGGGCTTTCATCTATCTTTGCTGCGCTTAATACTCCACACAAACAGCACACACACACAACATAAAAACTTGCATTTGTTATTTTCACTTGATAAACCTCATTCAATACTCATTTATCTTGGCAAACTTATTCTTAATTGGATTTAAGGATTTTGACTTGAGAATTTCCACACTTAAGAATTATCACTTTGGTTGTAGCATTATAGCTTATTTACAGCGACAAATTTATACAAAGATAAGAATATGATTTATTTTGGTTTATTTATCCAAAAAAGCCTTTTTTAAATCACAAGCTGCCCTCTTTGGATCGCTAGAATCCATAATCGCTCTAACAACAGCGATTCCACTTAGCCCGATCCCGCGAAGATCGGTGATAATATCTCTATCTATTCCGCCGATAGCCACCACAGGCAAAAAAGTGCGATGGGTGTGAGAAGTGCTGGGCTCTTGTAGATTCTGCAAGGCTTTTAGATTCTGTGGATTCTGAAAAATAAAATCTTGCGGATCTTGTGAAGTCATTTGTGAAGCGCGCAGAATCTGTGAGGCTTGATGTATTATGCTTTTGAGTCCATTTATACCGATAACAGCACTATCATTTTTGCTTGTTGTCGCTCGCACTGCACCTACACCCAAATAATCCACACTGCCAATATCACCACTCTTTTGCAAATCACTCAGATGCTTTGGCTCTCTCACGCTAAGCCCGATGATCTTGTCATCTCCTAGAATCCTACGCGCCACGGATAAGGGCATATCATCTTGCCCGATATGCACGCCACTAGCATTGCACGCTAAAGCGATATCGATTCTGTCATTGATGAGTAATGGAATCTGGAATCTATCGCACAGAATCTTTACTTTTGTCGCAAGATGATAAAACGCCTTGCTGCTTAAATGCTTTTCTCGAAGCTGAATAATATCCACACCGCCCTCAATGGCTTGTTTGATGATAGAGAGAAACTCCTCTTGGCTTCTATCGCCTTGAGTAGCGACAAGATAAAGGCTTAAGGGCAGGGCTTTTGGGCTAGATTCTGGCATTAGACAATCTCTTAGGCAATCTCATTCTCATTACACATAGCCTCCATAGCCCATTACAATCCACATCTTAAGATTATAAGCACCTAAATCCTAATCCTCAATAATCACGCGTCCATTGGCTTGTTGTACGGGGCGATTGTTTTTGCCTATAATGTTTGTAAATTGCTCTATTTGATCTTTTGAGGCACTCATGGGCTCTTTTGGAATAATCCAAATCACGCCCTCTGTGCAAGGTGGCGTTGTCAAAGAACCATCAAGGCGATAATATGGGGCATTGCTTTTGACTAGATTTGCAATATCCACCACTTCTATATTATTTGTTTCTCCGCTTTTTTGAGGCATTTTATCCCAGATTTGTTGGATTGTTGGATTCTGCTTTCCTTCTTGAAACATCACAGCCACCACAAGCATTTGCCCATCGCTACTTTTATGCACAAGATGCGCTACCATTGGGTAATGCTTATTGTCGATTGTGTATTCTGATGGCGTATGAAAATGCACTTGCACGAGCTCAAATTTTGTATTTTGCAGTGTAAAGCTTGAGCCACTTTTGAAATTCACCTGTATAGAATGCCCGTTATTCACGACATTTTGGGCGGTATTATTGAGATAGCTAAAATGCAGATTATTTTTGCTTTTTGCAGGGATTATGTTTTGAGATTCTATGTTGATTGGCGATTGGTATTTGCCATATTTGCACGCGTGAAATTCATTTGCAATATCACCCCATTTTGATACCTCATCATACGACCAATGCTTATGCTCCTCCGCATATCCAAAACTTAGCAAACCGCAGATAATTGCACCCATTACATGTAATTTTTTTGTATTTTTCATATTTACTCCTTTTATTCTTGACTAAAAGTTAAAATACTAAACCCTTTTATATTAAAGCACAATAAAATATTTCCAAATTTTTGAATAAATTGTGAAGTTACACAAAGCATAATATGATTTT carries:
- a CDS encoding mechanosensitive ion channel family protein, with the translated sequence MQISPNPLAKNLRTQIENIDSALQKNDSVWLKRYTNYTEYHTISNQIDKIKDDLKNIDSSNPQSLQLIVEKKHILETLEKQLDILKDYKDNPFQDLIQKPEIPEPPIISNPLIIFSGISYIKNLQTQRNTLESTKNSLNGVMALVNNKYNLLIELSKVDKSPTIIEDIYSVQIELLEFQGAHNILSTTIDIYNKKYDEVYGQIYSGIKTQILKLGYIGMAVLISIGLALLLKIIVRRYIKDNERTYTFSKVINFFNITIIVLILLFSYMENVTYVVAVLGFASAGLAIAMKDLFMSVLGWIVIVIGGSIHVGDRIRVEKDGSIYIGDVLDISMLRITIHEDITLTSYMTNRRAGRIIFIPNNYIFTMMIANYTHGGMRTVWDGIDFSITFDSNYQKAVKIATEVAIKYSKGYTQVTKKQLRKMRDKYSLRNSNTEPRTYSFIEPNGIKISVWYQTNSYATLSLRSTISLEIMQLILKEPDIFIAYDTTKFVQTPNDGFGNKDITKRAIATDTQDNKDNDV
- a CDS encoding YnfA family protein translates to MILKSLAIFILSAFLEVGGGYLVWLWLKSGKPLYIGLCGCILLTLYGIVATFQAQGFGRVYATYGGIFIAFSILWAMWFDDFKPDKWDMIGAFIALFGVGIIMYMPRD
- a CDS encoding exodeoxyribonuclease III, with the translated sequence MNLISWNVNGLRACMNKGFMEFFNAIDADVFCIQESKMQRDQASFDFPRYEEYWNSAQKKGYSGVAIFSKTKPLSVSYDMGIAHHDLEGRIITAEYKDFYLVNVYTPNSKRELERLEYRMEWEDDFRAFVKNLEKTKPVVICGDLNVAHKEIDLKNPKTNRRNAGFTDEERKKFSKLLDSGFTDTFRYFYPDKEGAYSWWSYMGKARENNTGWRIDYFLCSQILDSRLKDARIYPEIMGSDHCPVGLEIDIS
- a CDS encoding DUF2443 family protein → MFEKINEIIARIEEIRDEIQILLGMGKISFVDYIMIKRGSMDMPEHLQMSVLGQINEQVDKLKEQIDLLNKIKREMLVF
- a CDS encoding KpsF/GutQ family sugar-phosphate isomerase gives rise to the protein MDYSQIAKEILEQEAKELLDSAKKCSTIQWDKIITAILESKGKLIVCGVGKSGHIGAKIAATLASTGTPSFFLHPTEALHGDLGMIQKEDIVLAISYSGESSEILEIFPHLKRLSKATITMSKSIDSPLSRLGDYFLPIAISKEACPIQTAPMSSTTLTLAMGDALAGCLMKARGFSKKDFGNLHPGGSLGKRLFIKISDIMQTTNLPIITPETPLKDAIVIMSEKRLGNAIIAKDNTLVAVLSDGDLRRAMMRDDFDVNAPALHFATHNPKVCTNKDQLASQTLDFIEQNKIQLLVIVDENNKILGAVHIHTLISIGIKP
- a CDS encoding AAA family ATPase, producing MPKSKHLLVVIIGCIILLILSAVLVLRDSSQIVSADKFQKILQTNEINKVYIRGEYFYLESYNKFGDEFFYRVPKSQINPNMPKLAELPIEVKSNITWVFFLVIVFVVVVIVYFIARYILSYQPKVTSPISSMSNSIESRIQPIHSHITFRDVAGIKEAKEELLEIVDFLKNPSKYQKLHITLPKGVLLSGAPGVGKTLIAKALAGESGVPFFYQSGASFVEMYVGVGAKRVRELFSVAKASAPSIIFIDEIDAIGKKRGLESNNNERESTLNQLLMEMDGFSDNSGVIVIGATNHIEALDSALLRSGRFDRRIFIELPNLTERKEMLEMYLRDKPHQIDTQEITQKTSGFSGAMIATLVNEAALCAVRANSKVLRDVDFEAVYSKISHGTRRLPFLDDEAKCVYALYQASKIDYAITHGLSLEKASLFETNIARIDKSNLATINNAKLESHIGFYIVGNEALRGNFGLGYGLFAQDLAESKRLIQLGFECGLFESDERDLSNANDLQSNISTKYMEVKNHLKFYVALHSKQIQQIEKVLLQEEKFEEKSLIDKV
- a CDS encoding carbonic anhydrase yields the protein MKNTKKLHVMGAIICGLLSFGYAEEHKHWSYDEVSKWGDIANEFHACKYGKYQSPINIESQNIIPAKSKNNLHFSYLNNTAQNVVNNGHSIQVNFKSGSSFTLQNTKFELVQVHFHTPSEYTIDNKHYPMVAHLVHKSSDGQMLVVAVMFQEGKQNPTIQQIWDKMPQKSGETNNIEVVDIANLVKSNAPYYRLDGSLTTPPCTEGVIWIIPKEPMSASKDQIEQFTNIIGKNNRPVQQANGRVIIED
- the mtaB gene encoding tRNA (N(6)-L-threonylcarbamoyladenosine(37)-C(2))-methylthiotransferase MtaB; the protein is MMSKQKVFFKTFGCRTNLYDTQVMRENLSDFECTQSEQEAQIVVVNSCTVTNGADSGVRNYIRKAHNDGKRVIFAGCGVKTQGRALFENHLVSGVLGHSHKENLNRALLLNERFFYEDRLEERHLDSTIISEFVGKSRAFIKIQEGCDFACSYCIIPSVRGAARSYDMRQIIKQVEILVEKGVLEIVLTGTNVGSYGRDKKSSITALLRELFRIKQLKRIRIGSLEPSQIDEEFFTLLGHEKLEKHLHIALQYTQNEILAKMNRINRVESDFLLLERIAKLGYAIGTDFIVGHPGESEQIWQEALENAKYLPLTHIHPFVYSVRDGTPSALMSPKVRGDEAKQRLHALSECIKAKNLAFRQAHKAQNKPLWILLEKQIGDCYYGLDEFFNKIVIESNARLPQWFCLEKYEVQEDMNYAKI
- the thiE gene encoding thiamine phosphate synthase, giving the protein MPESSPKALPLSLYLVATQGDRSQEEFLSIIKQAIEGGVDIIQLREKHLSSKAFYHLATKVKILCDRFQIPLLINDRIDIALACNASGVHIGQDDMPLSVARRILGDDKIIGLSVREPKHLSDLQKSGDIGSVDYLGVGAVRATTSKNDSAVIGINGLKSIIHQASQILRASQMTSQDPQDFIFQNPQNLKALQNLQEPSTSHTHRTFLPVVAIGGIDRDIITDLRGIGLSGIAVVRAIMDSSDPKRAACDLKKAFLDK